The following coding sequences are from one Acidobacteriota bacterium window:
- a CDS encoding DNA-binding protein: LVRRGALPEKATVDAFHIGIAAAHQVTYLLTWNCKHLANATMRSTIEAVCRSAGLSPPIICTPEELPARRPS, from the coding sequence TTGGTCCGGCGAGGTGCCCTGCCCGAGAAGGCCACGGTCGATGCGTTCCACATCGGAATCGCCGCGGCGCATCAGGTGACGTACCTGTTGACGTGGAATTGCAAGCACCTGGCCAACGCGACAATGCGTAGTACTATTGAGGCGGTCTGCCGCTCCGCGGGCTTGAGCCCGCCAATCATCTGCACGCCTGAGGAGCTACCCGCGAGGAGGCCATCATGA